AGTGCTGCGCCCATAAGGCCCCCTAGGACTTGATAAAACTAACTAACCCTATCCACTGATTGCTACTACGAGAAGCGAGTTCTATCAATATAAAACTGCAGCGTAGTTCATCTTGATAAAACTTTCGTAAATTATTGAAAACTGGTGATATAATAGTTCTATATCAGTCGATAGCTGCTGATTTTTGTAGTCTTTATATTAGGATTTCGGGTTTGCATACAAAGAAAATCATAGATTTCTTTACTCTGCCTGCGGCAATTGTGACCAAGGCTGGGATAGTGGTTGCGCGGAATCGCGTCTTGGAAGTTGCTATTCCAGCAATTCAGGATCAACTCAATATTGTAGCACTCGTGACACCCGTTGATGGTGGAAAAATAAAAGTCGACCACGAATGGTCTGGGCTGGTTGAAGTCGAAGGCGAAGAAGAAGCGCAACTCCTCAGCATTTTACCATTTGATCAAGAAACGGTTTTATTTCTCTTCGGGCGTGAAAAAGGGCAGCGCCGTCGTTCAACTTTGCATTTGGAACGAATCGGATCAATCGCAGGAAGCGTTGCTCACGACTTAAACAATATCCTCACAGGGATTCTGGGCCACGTCTCGTTTTTGAGATTGTCTTTCTCAAAAGATCCAGCTCTGGTCGAATCGCTACTAGCGATTGAAGAGGGCGCCAAGCGCGCTGCTGCCTTAACTGGGCAAGTTTTGTCGTTTGCGCGAGATGAAAAAACAGAACTTAAGCCAATTGAATTGTCACAAGTCGTACGCACCAGCCTAGCGCTAATCCGTGGAGCGTTGCCGCCGACAATTTCGATTGAAAGCCACTTGGTCGGGAGTGGTTTTACGGTCTATGGCGATGAAGGCAAACTTAGCCAAGTGCTCATGAATTTATTGGTTAATGCCCGCGATGCGCTGCCGCAAGGTGGCCGAGTGGACGTTTTTCTGGCCAAAGTCATAGTTGATACGAGTGAAACTCGCGGGCAAGTCGTTTTAAATCCCGGAGAATATATCCGGCTCTCAGTGATCGATAACGGCACAGGGATCTCTGAAGAAATTAAGGCGAAAATCTTTGAACCATTTTTCACAACCAAAGATGCCAATGGAACTGGTTTAGGTTTGGCCACTGTCAAGCGTGTGGTTGAGGGTATGAAAGGCGCAATTGAAGTAACTTCAGACGCAGGTCGTGGAGCTCAATTTCATGTTTATTTCCCGGCAATGCAAGCCGCCTCTACTAGCGTTAGCTCCTTAACCTCGGTTCCAACTAAAGAGGATGCTTCAGCGCGAGTTAGTACTAATCAAGGGCAGGGCAAAGTCCTTGTGATTGATGATGAGCAAGTTGTGCGCCAAGTTGTGCAGCGTAGTTTAGAACATTTCGGTTACCTCGTAGAAACTGCTGCTGATGGAATTGCTGGACTTGAAAAACTCAAAGACACTGCTTTCGACTTGATTTTACTTGATATGATGATGCCCAAGATGTCAGGCGAAGAAGTCTTTCGCAGAGCACGCGAACTTGTGCCCACGCAAAAAGTTCTCTTGATGAGTGGATTTGTTAGTGAAAAACGCGCGCAAGCTGTGCTTGATGCTGGAGGTAAAGGGTTTATTCATAAGCCATTCTCGGTTGAGGATCTATCACGCGCCGTCCACGCCTGCCTTTCAGACTAGTTATACGTTCGATCTCGACCAATCTCTTCTGAACGGGAAATTTTTTCTCCGCCTCGTTTATTACAATAAAGTCGGCATCAAAAAAATCCCGTTCGCTCGACATTGGCTCGACTTCGAACGTATAACAAATTTTACGGTCCTCGCAATTTCCGTTATGCGACATCGCCACAACCTCTGACTCTGCAATCAATCTAAAATTTCCAAGTGATCAACGGAATCTGTGTCATTGCGAGGAGTATTGAGACTCTGTCTCAATACGACGCGGCAATCTGTTCACTCAGTAAGACAAATTTGATTGATAGATCGTAATTAATAAACGAATTCATTTGTGCTCTCGAAGTGAGTCAGCGCCGTGAATAATCATTCTACAGATTTTTGCCGTAAGTGAGCGTTCATTCTACAGATTTTTCTTTTCTTTATCTTTGAGAGTGCTAGTACATGCATCAAGAACATAAAAAACAAAGCGGTTTTAAGCGCGGTTTTATAGGGGTTTTAAGAAAACCAAAGTCAAGGAGGGTTAAAACCATGAGTACAATCAATGCCACAAGCGCCGGGAATGAATTTAGCACTGGTGGGGCAGCAGTATTAACCAACCTTCTTGAGCCGGACGTTATTTTGCCAAGCCAATTTGAGGCGGTAGATGGGCAGGGGTTTGTAGGTGGGGAAAGGGGCTTAATGGCAGCAATACTTGCCGACGGAATAGAAGCATATATCGCCCACGTGCATGCCGGAACTGATGATGGTTCTGAAGCAGCACAATGGATTACGACACGTGACATTGCTTACGTGTTCAGCTTCGATAATGTGTGTCAATGTCTCAATATTGACGCTGAATATTTAAGATTGGGGCTTAAGCGTTACCGCGACGCTGCACAAACCGCCCGTAAGAATTCGACAACGTCACAACTTGTTTGGAAAAAAATTCGCCGCCCGCGCAAGCGCTAAGTTGGAGCAAAATTAACACGATCGCAAGTAAACGTTAAACCATAATAGTTATTAATAAAAAGAAATACGGGAGGAGCTGAGTATTCTCATCTCCCCCCGTAACTTCGTTCATGCCACCAGACAGACCGCTCGACATGGCTTTTAATGCTCTCTCTTACTTCTCTACTGGAGTTGTCCAGGCAAACAAAATGCCCAGAATTTTCTAGAAAAGTTGTTGTTGTGTCTGTATTGTTGAGTAGGTCCGGACGTGCTCTCACAAGCACATCCTTTCTTCCATAGAACACAGTCACGCGGCAACGCAACGACTTGAACAGTTTTTGTGCAAGGCACGCAGTTGAAATATATTCACCGAAGAAGCTCCGTGGTAAATATGGGTAAACCCAATGCGCCGTGCAGAATCTTGACAATTCAGCTTGATTCGCCCGGGAACAATACCACTTCAACGTATTTTCTTTGCCGTGTAAGAAAAGCATACAAAGTAGTCCGTAAAGTGGCTTGAACTTATAGGTCCGCCTCAGGATGCTCACTCTCCAGTCCTTCAGCTCGAATGCTGGCGACAGTAAGTGCATACCAACGATGCGCATGTGGCGACCAAGAAAGTTTGTTCGGGCAAACTGCTTACTAGCCAAATTAACCGCTTGCAGAGCTCCATAAGATGCAGCAACGATGTATACGCTTGTTACTCCCTCACTGACGTAGCGTGAGTGCTCAAGTAGGGAGGTTAGGTCCTTTTCTAATTGAACGCTGATGTCGCGATCGGTTAGATATCTAAGTCGCTCAGGGCGGGTGCCAAATCCTGCCAAGGGCGCGACAAATACATCGTAGCCGAGCTCAACTAACCAGTTTGGTATATCGCCGAAAGTCGTAGGTGCTTCAGCTCCAGGGATAAAAACAATCACCGGCTTGGCCGGGTCGTGAATTTCAGTCTGGTAACGAAGCTCGGGAACGTAAACAGTGCTGTTCTTTTCTCCCTTGAAGTTGACGAAATTTCCTGTTCCAAGCGCGCCTTGCGACTCGCTCCAAGAATTGTTGACGAGTCGTATGATTTTCATTTTCTCTGTTTAACTAGGATCGCACTTGGATTTGAAAACCTTTGATTGGTTTACTTGCGACCTATAAAGCAGTATTTATGGGCCGCAATAAGATGACAACTACTCGTATTGATTGCGTTTATATACCCGCACTAGATTAATGTCAATTTATAGGCTAGTATATAGTGCTTCCCTAAGCGACCGGTGCTGACAGTTATGCAGTGTTGGTCGCTTTTAAATTTTTTTTTCGAGTAGAAGTGCTACACCTGCTTCGGTATTTCTAAAAATTCTGCAGATCTATTTTCACCGTGTTTTACAAATTACGGAAGCAGGCTGGTAATAACACAGGTTTTGTCTGCTTGCTTTCGTGTGTCTAGAGGGACGCAAGAAAACCAACTCGGCCACAAGGGCCTAGGTGAAAACAATGAAGTATAAACTCATCGCTTGTGCGATACTCTGCTCATTTGCAGTTCCCGCACTAGCAGGAGGAGCTGCCGCTCAAGGATCCGTGTCGAAAGACACGCTGGCAATCATGATCCTTGGCATCGCCGTAATGATGATCGGAGCGTTGACGCTTCGGTTCTTACTTGCACGCTTCAAGGTCCCGAATCTGGTTTGCGATATTGCTGCCGGAGTCTTCCTTGGACCGACTATTTTGGGCAAAATATTGCCCCACGACCAGTTTGAACGGTTGCTTCCTACACCAGGGTCAACCGAGGCTACGATCTTGCAAGGCGTTGCTTGGCTTGCTGTCTTCATGCTGCTTTACGAGGCAGGCTACGATGTCAACATCAAAAGCATTATGCGCACGGGGAAAGTTGCCTTCCTAACAGGTGGGCTTGGAGCCATAATCACAGGCGCCATTGCCTTCGTCGGGACGCTAATCTGTTTGCAAAATCAGATCATCGTAATTGCTCAGGGCAAACACATTGCTTTCGCAGCATTTATGGCTTGCATCATGGCCATTGCAGCTATGGTAGTAGTCGTGCGTATGCTCGGAGATTTGGGACTAAGTCGCAGTGACTATGCCTCGACCTTGCTGAGTGGCTACGCGTTAAACGAAGTTATCGCCTGGGGTGCAGTTTCGGTACTGATCGGAATCACCGCTCCCAGTAAAGCCGGCATGAGCCCATGGATTACGGTTAGTGTCACACTTTGCGCTTGCGTCTTCTCGTTAACGCTTGGCCAGAAGTTGGCTGAAGCGTTTCTCCAGAAAATCAACAAGCAGCAAGGCTTTGATGCACTCTCGCCGTGGACGATCGGGTTAGTTTTTGCTTGGGTTGGCGTGATGTATCTGCTGGGTTTGAATCCGATGTTCGGGTTTTTCACTGCAGGACTTGCGTTGTCCTCGAGTAAAATCGTCACTGAAGAAATGGTCGAAAGACAGACGCGTCTACTCAAAGAGATTGGAGTTCCGCTGTTTTTCGTCTGGATTGGCCTACGGGTCGACCTAGCAAAGAGTTTCGACTTAGCCCTTGTGCTTTTCGTGCTCGGGCTGTCGATATTGGCGAAATACGTTGGAACCTACTTGCCACTACTTTTTGTCAAGATGCACCGCTGGGAGCGTCATGCTCTTTGTGTTGGTTTCTTGCCGGGTGGCGTAACGCGAGTAGCCGTTGCTGAGGTTGCACGAACTGCTGGGCTCATTCCCGATGCAGTTTTTGTGGCGATTTTGGTTTCAGTCATGGTTTCATCAAGTGGCGTTTCGCTTGCACTCGATCGCATGGTCGGGAGCATTGATGGTGCGAGGTTACGCGCTAGCTTGGTTGACGATCAAATCGTCTTCATCGGCAGTAATACCGAGCGGTCAGTGACAATGCGAGACGCCATGGAACTCTTGCTTGCCAGGATCTTCGAGCAACGTCCTGAAATTGACAAGTTGATCGAGAACAAATATGCAGCTCTGCTTGCGATCCTAGAGCGCGAGGAAGAAACCCCGTCGATTACTTTTACGCGTATTGCTTTTCCTTACCTTGAAGTTGAAGGTCTCACAGCACCTTTAGTCGTGATTGGTGTGGGGGCAAGGCGTATTGAGTGGTCGCATGGCGATGTGAGAAAACCCTCGATTATCGTGCTCAGTCTCATTCCTGCTGGAGATCCTCATCTGGCTACATCGTTCCAGCGCTCACTACGCTTGGCGATGAAACCTCATGGAAGTGAAGTTCCTGGAGAGTGTCGTAATGCTTTCGTTGATCGGAGCGATCCAGCGATTGCATTTAAGCTGCTCTCAGGAAAGTCTCCACGCAGTAAGAAATTCCATGATCGCGATGAAGGGCTTCAAGTAAATGCTGCAATCTAAGTTGGCTGGTTTTCAAAGGAGGTTTCCCAGATTACCAGCCAGCTCCTTTTTATTCTCGAAATAAAAAGCGGGTGCAGCAATTAATTGCTGCACCCGCTTCGCTTAGATGCAAACTCAGTTAGTTTGTTGCTGCTTTTGCTTTACCAGCGCGAGTATATTCGATTTCAAGTACTTTACGCTGATCTGCTCCTTTAGGATCAAACGCTTCATACATTTCGAACATATGCTTATCGTTACTGACTAGTTGCGATTTCATTGTCGAATAAATTGTTTGGCCTGTGACTGGGCAAGTGTAAGATCCAAGATAAGTAAAAGTCTTGGTCTGTGGATCGAACGTTCCCGTGCTATTCATCACGCCAGTTGTCATGTTATCAGTCCAAGTGCTGACATAAGCACCCTTAGAATTGTCATAACCAGTTAGCGCTAAGCCTTCAAACGGTTTGCCCATCATCTGACCTTTGTATTTTTCCTGTAAGAAGCGTCCTCCTAGAATCCAAGAATTTTCAACTGATCCTTTAGATACTGCCGGGGTTCCGTCAGGTGAGTAATAAGACTTAGTTGTCGTATTCCATTTACCAGCAAAGGCATTTAATGTTTTATGAGCATCGCCCGGAGTTCCAGCCTTTTCCCAAGCTGCCATCATTTGCTCATGAGACATTTGTGGTGCTTGAGCGGCTTGAGTTGGGGTAGTTGTTGTTGTGGTTGTAGTTTTTGTCGTAGTGCATGCAGAAATTAATCCACAGAGAGCGACAATTGTGATTATTTTTTTCATATTGAAAAGCTCCTATCTGACGCTGCCTTAGATAGCACAACCTTGTAGAACATCAAGGTTTAATTAATATTAAGTTGTAATTTTAGATCTCCCCTGGAACTGCCGATATAAGCTATAATAACTCTAGCGTTGGAAAATTGAAGTTATGACAAGTGCAACACTTCCTCTCTGGGACAAAATCTGTGCCGAGTGCGAATCGAAGATGCAGTTTGGCTTTTTAGAGCACGCACGTAGCGTGACGAGAGCTGACGCGCTAAACGGTGTGCTCAAGATAGAATGTTCGGCTCAGGCTGCTTATGATTTCTTCACTAAGCCTGCAAATCAACAGTGGATTAAAATCGTGGCACGCCAATTTGAAGACCTTTTACGGATTGAAGTGAGTTTGAATTTACCGCGCGAGTAGGCGGTTGTCGGCGCCGCATTTTTCACTCCCCAAGCTCCAAGCGAGCTACTGAAAAAACAAGAAGAGATAAAGTGAAATGCCCTGGGGGAGACTCGAACTCCCACGCCATTTCTGGCACATGCCCCTCAAACATGCTTGTCTACCAATTTCAACACCAGGGCGGATTGAATAGCCTATAGATTTAATCTGCGGCTAGAGATAAAGCAAGTGTAATAGCAAATTTGTCTTGGATTTGATTTGTAATTACTTAGGCTTGGGCTTGAACTTTGCCTTAACCTTTTACGACATACCCGTAGCAGATTAAGGGAAAGTTCAAGCCAGACGCTGGACTGGAATCGAAGGTGCTTTATCGACCGGCAGGCGCTGCTTCAGCAGGTTTTTCAGCTGGAACTTGTGCTGCCGGAGTAGTTGTCGGTGTAGTTGCCGAAGTTGTTGCTGGTGCAGCGACAACTGGCTCAACAGTGACAGTTTCAGCAGGTGTAGCTGTAGTAGTTTGCGCTGCAGGCTCAGTGCTTGCTTCAGCTTGTGGTGTTGGGCTTGTTGCTTGTGGCTTGTCTTTTGCGACCGGTTCGCCTGCGGGAGTAGTTTGTGTAGGTGTGGTTTTAAATAAATTTCCGTTGTTTAAAGGAGTGACCTTCCCAGTGCTACGTGCGAGCACTAGAGAAGTTGTCAGAAAAACAAGAGCTAAAATCGTCGTCACACGAATTAAAAGATTATCTGCGCCGCCTGCGCCAAATAACGTTTGGCTGCCGCCACCAAATGAAGCACCTAAATCGGCTCCACGTCCATGCTGTAAGAGCACAATCAGCACTAAAAGAATCGCGCAAAAAATGTGAATTGTTGTGATCAATGAAGCCATAGTTATCTCGTCTTATTGTTTTTTTATGCCAGCTTTAATTAAATCTAAAAAATGATCTGCGTCTAGACTTGCCCCACCTGGTAGCAAACCGTCAATTTCAGGTGAATTACATAGCCGTTGTGCGTTATCTCGACTTGCTGAGCCACCATAAATCACACGGATTTGCTCGCCCAATGTTGGTCCGAAAACTTGATTCAATTCGCTACGAATATGGCTATGCATCAGTGCCGCGATTTCAGGTGTTGCCGAAAGTCCAGTGCCAATTGCCCAGACCGGCTCATAAGCGATGATTGCTTGTATAACTTGTGGCTTAGGGAGTTTAGAAATTCCATTTTTAATCTGCAGGGAAACAACTTCACGTGAAATTCCACGCTTATACTCATCACCTGTTTCACCGATGCAGATAATCGGGATTAAGCCTGCGCCAAGACAAGCTTCAGCGCGCTTAAAAACACCTTCATCGCTTTCGCCATAAAATTGACGGCGCTCTGAATGTCCAACTAAAACATGAGACACCCCAAATTCTTTGAGCATCGGCGCAGAAATTTCACCCGTGTGTGCACCAGATGGCAGCCAATGTACGTTTTGCGCGGCAAGCGCGATTGTCGCCTTGTGCCGCGTCAGCTCGCGCTGCATTGTTTCTATTAAGGTGTATGGTACGGCTAAAACAATCTCGGCTTGGTCGGATAATTTTGCTGCTGTTACGGCTGGCGCAAAACGCTCCAAGTACTGGCAAGCTTCCGCGCCAGACTTATTCATCTTCCAGTTACCGATAAAAATTGGCTTTTGCATGCAGTGGTCGTGCCGAGTTTTTACAATTTAAGCTGTAATAAATTTCATCACATCGATCATGCGCTTAGAAAAGCCCATTTCGTTATCGTACCAGCTCAAAACTTTGACCATGCGCTTACCGAGTACCATCGTTTGCGAAAGATCGACTGTTGAAGAGTAGGTTGAACCATTAAAGTCCGTACTCACAAGGGGCTCGTCAGTTACAGCTAAAACGCCTTGCAGGCTTCCGCCAGAAGCGGTGATTAAAGCTTTGTTGATTTCTTCTGTCGTTACGTCCTTCTCGACTTCGCAGACAAAATCCACCAGCGAAACATTGGGCGTGGGCACGCGCACGGCCAAGCCATCGAGCTTGCCTTTTAGCTCCGGAATTACCAATGCCAGCGCTTTTGCCGCACCAGTTGATGTGGGGATCATCGAAAGCGCAGCTGCGCGCGCGCGTCGTAAGTCTTTATGTGGTAAATCAAGAATGCGCTGATCGTTTGTATAGGAATGCACTGTGGTCATCATTCCACGAACAATTCCAAAATTATCAAAGATTACTTTTGCTACCGGTGCTAGGCAGTTTGTCGTGCATGAGCCGTTGGAAATAATATGATGTTCAGATGCTTGATAGTTTTTGTGGTTAACTCCATAGACCATGGTAATATCTGAATCGTTGGCCGGTGCGGAGATGATGACTTTTTTAACACTGCCACCAAGATGGACCGCAGCTTTTTCTTTTGCTGTAAAAACGCCGGTGCACTCTAAAACCACGTCGGCCCCATAGTTTGACCAGCCGACTTTGCTGGGGTCTTTTTCTGCAGTAACTTTAATGGTCGAACCGTTGACAGTAATTGAATTGTCAGTTGCTGAGATTTCTGCAGCCATTTTGCCGTGCACAGAGTCATACTTGAGAAGATGTGCTAGGGTTTGGGCGTCGGTTAGGTCATTGATTGCAACTAGCTTGATACTTGGGTCCTGCGCAGCCAGGCGCACGATATTTCTACCAATTCGACCAAAACCATTAACTGCATATTTAAGAGCCATAATCTTGAGCACTCCGTAGTTCTTTTATAAATCTAGATATTTACACAATGATTCTATTTGCTTAAGGCCTGCATTCGAGGCAAAAAGGAGGCCAAGAAGCATGCTTTTGAAGCAGAGCTTCCCTAGCATAGATTGCTCGACTTGCCAAAAGCTTTGCTGATTCAAGCTGCTTTTGGCAACGGGTATAGACTGAATGCCAAAATGCACACTGTTTAAGTGTAATCTAGCTAACAAGTCTAATTGTCCAGTAAACTGATTTTACTGGACGAAAATAAAAAATACCCGTTGACGAAAGTTTTGTTAACCGAAAAAACTTTTGGCAACGGGTATAGACTGAATGCCAAAACTCATGTTCATTATGCAAAAAACTTTGAGCCAGGCAGATAATAATAGTAGATTCTGCGCTTTGACAGTTTAGCTAAAACTGTCGAGTTACGATTTGGAGTATTATGATTGAGACGATTGATTTTTTCTGTTCGCAAATAATGATCCCATTTGCGCATACCGCTTTGGTGTCGGAGGGGGCGATTGAGTTGGCGCATAATGCGGCAGCTGCAACTCAGCCGTTATCGATGGATCATTCGATTATGGATTTAATTTGGCAGGCCGGAACAGTAGTAAAATTTGTGCTGCTCATCTTAGCCTTGATGTCAGTGGTGACTTGGGGAATTGTCTTTACAAAGTTTTTTCAGCTACGCAAAGCAAAGTCGCAGTCTGAAAAATTCGGCGATATTTTCTGGGGCAGCCGTAATCTGACGCAAATTTCAGATTCAACACAAAGCCTTGCCTCAAGTCCTGTCGCGGCAGTTTTTGCAGCTGGGCACCGTGAACTTGCCCAGATTTTACGGGCGCAGG
The window above is part of the bacterium genome. Proteins encoded here:
- a CDS encoding response regulator, whose protein sequence is MHTKKIIDFFTLPAAIVTKAGIVVARNRVLEVAIPAIQDQLNIVALVTPVDGGKIKVDHEWSGLVEVEGEEEAQLLSILPFDQETVLFLFGREKGQRRRSTLHLERIGSIAGSVAHDLNNILTGILGHVSFLRLSFSKDPALVESLLAIEEGAKRAAALTGQVLSFARDEKTELKPIELSQVVRTSLALIRGALPPTISIESHLVGSGFTVYGDEGKLSQVLMNLLVNARDALPQGGRVDVFLAKVIVDTSETRGQVVLNPGEYIRLSVIDNGTGISEEIKAKIFEPFFTTKDANGTGLGLATVKRVVEGMKGAIEVTSDAGRGAQFHVYFPAMQAASTSVSSLTSVPTKEDASARVSTNQGQGKVLVIDDEQVVRQVVQRSLEHFGYLVETAADGIAGLEKLKDTAFDLILLDMMMPKMSGEEVFRRARELVPTQKVLLMSGFVSEKRAQAVLDAGGKGFIHKPFSVEDLSRAVHACLSD
- a CDS encoding alpha/beta hydrolase, giving the protein MKIIRLVNNSWSESQGALGTGNFVNFKGEKNSTVYVPELRYQTEIHDPAKPVIVFIPGAEAPTTFGDIPNWLVELGYDVFVAPLAGFGTRPERLRYLTDRDISVQLEKDLTSLLEHSRYVSEGVTSVYIVAASYGALQAVNLASKQFARTNFLGRHMRIVGMHLLSPAFELKDWRVSILRRTYKFKPLYGLLCMLFLHGKENTLKWYCSRANQAELSRFCTAHWVYPYLPRSFFGEYISTACLAQKLFKSLRCRVTVFYGRKDVLVRARPDLLNNTDTTTTFLENSGHFVCLDNSSREVRESIKSHVERSVWWHERSYGGR
- a CDS encoding cation:proton antiporter; its protein translation is MKYKLIACAILCSFAVPALAGGAAAQGSVSKDTLAIMILGIAVMMIGALTLRFLLARFKVPNLVCDIAAGVFLGPTILGKILPHDQFERLLPTPGSTEATILQGVAWLAVFMLLYEAGYDVNIKSIMRTGKVAFLTGGLGAIITGAIAFVGTLICLQNQIIVIAQGKHIAFAAFMACIMAIAAMVVVVRMLGDLGLSRSDYASTLLSGYALNEVIAWGAVSVLIGITAPSKAGMSPWITVSVTLCACVFSLTLGQKLAEAFLQKINKQQGFDALSPWTIGLVFAWVGVMYLLGLNPMFGFFTAGLALSSSKIVTEEMVERQTRLLKEIGVPLFFVWIGLRVDLAKSFDLALVLFVLGLSILAKYVGTYLPLLFVKMHRWERHALCVGFLPGGVTRVAVAEVARTAGLIPDAVFVAILVSVMVSSSGVSLALDRMVGSIDGARLRASLVDDQIVFIGSNTERSVTMRDAMELLLARIFEQRPEIDKLIENKYAALLAILEREEETPSITFTRIAFPYLEVEGLTAPLVVIGVGARRIEWSHGDVRKPSIIVLSLIPAGDPHLATSFQRSLRLAMKPHGSEVPGECRNAFVDRSDPAIAFKLLSGKSPRSKKFHDRDEGLQVNAAI
- a CDS encoding DUF1579 domain-containing protein, whose protein sequence is MKKIITIVALCGLISACTTTKTTTTTTTTPTQAAQAPQMSHEQMMAAWEKAGTPGDAHKTLNAFAGKWNTTTKSYYSPDGTPAVSKGSVENSWILGGRFLQEKYKGQMMGKPFEGLALTGYDNSKGAYVSTWTDNMTTGVMNSTGTFDPQTKTFTYLGSYTCPVTGQTIYSTMKSQLVSNDKHMFEMYEAFDPKGADQRKVLEIEYTRAGKAKAATN
- the secG gene encoding preprotein translocase subunit SecG: MASLITTIHIFCAILLVLIVLLQHGRGADLGASFGGGSQTLFGAGGADNLLIRVTTILALVFLTTSLVLARSTGKVTPLNNGNLFKTTPTQTTPAGEPVAKDKPQATSPTPQAEASTEPAAQTTTATPAETVTVEPVVAAPATTSATTPTTTPAAQVPAEKPAEAAPAGR
- a CDS encoding triose-phosphate isomerase, with amino-acid sequence MQKPIFIGNWKMNKSGAEACQYLERFAPAVTAAKLSDQAEIVLAVPYTLIETMQRELTRHKATIALAAQNVHWLPSGAHTGEISAPMLKEFGVSHVLVGHSERRQFYGESDEGVFKRAEACLGAGLIPIICIGETGDEYKRGISREVVSLQIKNGISKLPKPQVIQAIIAYEPVWAIGTGLSATPEIAALMHSHIRSELNQVFGPTLGEQIRVIYGGSASRDNAQRLCNSPEIDGLLPGGASLDADHFLDLIKAGIKKQ
- the gap gene encoding type I glyceraldehyde-3-phosphate dehydrogenase, which encodes MALKYAVNGFGRIGRNIVRLAAQDPSIKLVAINDLTDAQTLAHLLKYDSVHGKMAAEISATDNSITVNGSTIKVTAEKDPSKVGWSNYGADVVLECTGVFTAKEKAAVHLGGSVKKVIISAPANDSDITMVYGVNHKNYQASEHHIISNGSCTTNCLAPVAKVIFDNFGIVRGMMTTVHSYTNDQRILDLPHKDLRRARAAALSMIPTSTGAAKALALVIPELKGKLDGLAVRVPTPNVSLVDFVCEVEKDVTTEEINKALITASGGSLQGVLAVTDEPLVSTDFNGSTYSSTVDLSQTMVLGKRMVKVLSWYDNEMGFSKRMIDVMKFITA